CCATGCCCCCGCCTGCAACGGACAGGCGCGCGTGGCAGACCTCATCACGTTTCCCGCCAAGCCGCGCTCACGACACGCGCGCCGCGCCTATCAGGTCCACCGGCTCGCCCCGACCGGTGGCGTGCTCACGACTTGCGTCATCACGGCGCGCAACGACGGCGACGCCAAGCGGCAGGCAGCGGGTCTGATCGCGGGGCATCATGCCGAACTCTGGGCAAGCGACCGCCTCGTTGCCGTCTTCGGCCTGTTCGAGACCCCCGTCGCGACCGCGATCCGGTTGCTTCCAGACCAGCCGACGCCCGAACGGTGAGGACGACGTCGTCGGGGCTGTCACCGTATCCAGGAGCGAGATCATGGCAGCGGAACAGAAGCGCGGAAATCGCGAAGCCAAGAAGCCGAAGAAGTCTGTGCCCAAGACCAACGCGTCGGCGCCCTCCGTCAAGGGCTCCGTCGCGGCGGCCACGAAACCGCCCCGGAAGGTCTGACCTGATGTTCGCGCGTCACGGCCAAGCCGCTTGGTAGAGCCCGGCCAACCCCGGCCGTGCCCGGTGATGCGAAAGCTGACCAGGTTGGTCGTCCGTATGGCGCAGCGACCCGGCCTCCTCGAGAGCGGGCGGCTGATCGATCAGCTCACGGATCTGGAAACCGAGGGCCTGGCCCGGAATATTTCGTGGCGCTCCATCGAGACGATCAGGGCCACTCGATTGAAGCTGCGCGTCGAGGGCCTGATGCCGACGTCGTCTCTGCCGCTCGCTCCCTGATGGATGTGCGCATGACTGATCGTGAGACGTGCTTGGAGGCTCTGGGAGCGCTCATCGTCCGGGCGGACCCGGCCGATCTCGCGGCCGCCCAAGATATCCTGCTGCGACTCGTCCTGCGTGAAGACGGTGCGGAGCGACGCGCGGCGGCCCTCGACGGGCTCCGTGCCGAACTCGCGTGCGCGACGCGGGCGGGCTCCTGCTCGCGCGAGCAGGAAGCCTTTCACACGGTCCTCCTCGCGATGATCGAGCGGACCCGCGACATGGCCGGTGCCACGACGGCGTGACGCGCCGCCGCTGGCCGAGCGACCGCGGAAGCGCGACCCGGTCCTCCGAGGCACGAATGTCCCGCGCCTCCCGTCAGATGCCGATACTCGCCGCCCCGGCCGCGGCCGCCTGCGGAACGGTGGCGCCGTTCCGCAACGCCATCGCTATGGCGATCGACATGGTGTCGATGGCGAGCGCGCGATCCTGCCCGTAATCGTAGGAGCTGTTTCTCCCGGAACTCAGCCGCGCGTAGTAGGCGTCGGGGAATTCCCGATCGATCCGCGTTCTGAGGAGCTGAGCTGCCGCGGCGTAGTTGGCTTCGAAATCCCGGCCCTTGCTCGCCGATGCCCCCTCGAAGGTCCCGGCTTCCTTTCGCTTGGCGATCGCATCGGACCTGCGCTCCTGCGCGCTGCCAAGAAAAAACTGGATCGTTCTGGAGATCAGCCACCGGACGATGGTCATCGGAATCTCCTGAGCGGGCGGCGAATGCGTGCCCGTGCGGATACATAGCACATCGCGTCGCGCCCTGATCTTAAAAATACGACTTCGGAGACAATTAGGAGCCCCGGCCTACCGCCGCGGTATGCCGGGACGGGGGCCGGACGCCGCGCGCCCACCGAGTCGTCGCGCGTCCCGGCACCCGGCCGTGCCCGCACAGCCGACGGTCACGGCGGAGAAATCTGCGGACCCGGATGCACCAGGGTCGTGTCGTGTTCGGTCGCCTGCCACACGGGCCAGGAGCCCTCGCGCACGAACATGGCGAACGCCTCGATCACGTCCGGCCGGTCGAAGGCGTGCACGCCCTCGACTGCACGCCCGACGATGCAGACCGCATCCGCCACAGCGGCCGCGGGCGAGCGGATATCCAGTGAGAACATCACGCCCGATCGATCGGGCCTGAGCGCGTCGGGCAGGACGTCGATCTTGCGCCAGAGGCAGTACCACCGGGCACAGGCCTCCGGGCGTTCGCTGTAGATCCCGCAGCCCGTTCCGGTGTTGTGCCGGCACACGATCCCTGCCGGCTTGTCGAGGGCAGGGATCGCCAGAGCACGGCAGCACACCGTGCAGGAACCGCATGACCGGTCGGGGACGGTGCGCTCGGGAACGCGCGGGGCATCCCGGCTCGGGACGCCGCGGGCTCGTGCTTCGCTTGCGATCGGTCTGTCCTCGATTGCCGTCGTGCGGCGGCGATGGTGCTGATCTCGGAGAGGCGAGGGGGCTGCGCAACCGTCGGTCGCTGCACAGCCCGCGGAGCCGCATCGCCCTCATACCGTGCCGGCGGCCGCTGTTCACGTCCCCCGTCCGGGATGCCGCTCCGCGATCGGGCCGGACCGAGAGGGCGGCGGGTGCTGCGCGCCAGGAACGGCGTCTTCCCGGCGCGTGCCGGGCGCTTCGACGACGGGCCGTGCCAAGCGGCGCCCGATCCCGCAGGCGGGTGGCTCAGGCGGCCGGGCGCCGCGCGTGCCGCCACGCCGCGATCGCGCTCCGTCTCGCCTCGAAGGCCGTGCGCAACCGCGTGCCCGGTGCGCCCTGACGCTCCGCGCCGAAGCCGTGGAGCAGGACCGCATCGGGTCCGAAGGCGCGACGCATCTCGGCGCGCCAGAGGCGGTCCGCGACGGCGAGCGTCGTCTCGGTTTCCGCGAAGCGTTCGATGTTCATGGCAGACGTCCTCCGCTCACCGCCGCCTGCCACAACGCGCTGTCCTGCCCGGAGGTCCAACGCGGCCGTGACCCCGGTCGCGGCCGCAGATCGGCTCGGGGGATCGGCGCGGCTGGAAGACCTCGTGGGTCACGAGGGTCGCACTTCGGCTTCTCCGCGCGATCCCGCGGTGTGGCCGGGCCAGGGGGCCGCCGTGTCAGAGCGCCCGCGCGAGGCCCGCTTCCAGATCGAGTGCGCTGGCGGTCTGCTGAGAGAGGCGGACGCCCGTCGGCTCGACCTCCGCATCGGCTTTCACCGCGCGGCGCACGATGGCCAGCGCCTCGTCCTCCGAGGTGGTAATCGCGGCGTAGAACATGACCAATCGGCCCGACAGCTCCGCGTCGTCGGGCCGCGTCACCTTGAGGATGAAGGCCGTCTGATTGGGTTCGATCATCGCCGCATCGGCCGGGTGGATGTCCTTCGTCGTCGTCATGGATCGCAAGGGCCTCGATCTCGGTCCATCCGGACGCCTTCCGCCGGGCCGGTGCACCATGGCGGATGCGCGTCACGGGACGTCGCGTCGTCCCCCGCTCCCGCCCGCCCGAGACGGTTCAGGCGGGCGTGAGTTCGCCTTCCCGCACGGCGCGCTCGCCGCTCGCGGACTTGATGCGGTAAGTCGGCTCGCCGGAACGGTCGTCCGGCGTCAGGCGGACCACCTCGAAGAGGCCGTCGACGGTGCTCTTACTGCCAGCGTAGCTGATCCCCAGCTGCCGGACATGCTGGCCGATCTTGAACTTGTGAGACATGGGTCGTCCTCCGGAGTGATGGCGCGCGCGGGCTGGGTTCGGCCTAGCGGCGTGCTAGCGGCGTGCACGCGCCTTGCGGGCCGCGAATCGCGCGTCGCGTGCCGCCTTATGTTCGGCGGCGCGGGCAACCTGCTGCTCCGCCTTCTCGGCGGCCAGACGGTCGGACTCGGCCTCGGCGCGGGCCTGCGCGGCCTGGACCTCAGCCTCACGCTCGATCTCGGCGGCCAGACGAACGGCTTCCCGTTCGGTCGCCCGCAGGTCCCGGGCCTGGACGACCGCGCGCCGCGCGGCTTGCCGAGCGAGGACGACCGGATCATCGGCCGCCGGGCGTGCCCGGAACCGGGCCAGTGTGGCCTGCCGCGCTCTGGCCGTCTCCGCGAGACGATCGACGAGGTGATCGGTTTTCAAAGGCTTCACGAACTCTCCGTGGGCGCACCGGACGTCAGCCCCCGGTGGCGAGACATGGATGAAGCCGCTCCGCGTAGGAACGGCTTCGAAGCGCGTCACGAGTGGACGCGTGAGACTCAGGCCGCCTGAAGGCTGCCGGCCGACTGCTTGCCGGTCCTCCGGTCGGTCTCCATCTCGTAGGAGACCTTCTGGCCCTCGTTCAGGCCTTGCATGCCGGCGCGCTCGACGGCCGAGATGTGGACGAACACGTCCTTGCCGCCGTCATCCGGCTGGATGAAGCCGAAGCCCTTGGTGTCGTTGAACCATTTAACGGTGCCGATGGTCATAGGTATTCCATGTCAGTGAAGGCAAATAGATAGGGCGGGCGCATGGATCACACGCGCCCGGTCGCCGGATGTCGAAAATGGGAGAGATGCAGAACGCTCGCCCTGTTGAGGCGATACGGCCGGATACCTGGCCAAAAATCGATTTCATATCTGTACGCCATCGACGTGTCGATGACAAGTACATTGAGAAATTGCGCGTTTCACGCCGATTTGTGCGGCGATTATTTATCCTGAAACTTCGCGTGGCGTTTCCCGTGAACGGCTCGGACGAAGCGGCTTGCCGGTTCCCGTGCGGTCCCGCGTTCGGCCGCCCGATCTCCGGCAGTGTCGACGGCCGGTCGCGCGTGATGAGGAGGGCCGCGCCAGCGGGGCGGACAAGCGGCGGCAACGTCGGCTCCGACCCGTGATGCCGTCCGCGCCATGGCGCGGATGCGGCGACGTGAACACCTGGCCGCGGGGCGTCCCGGCTCTCTCTACACGCGCACGCAATCCACGGTTCGCGCGCCGGCTCTGGGAGCCGGCGCGCCGTCAGATCCGGAAGCGCGCTACAATGACCCAGGATCTGCCGGACTTTCCCCCGGAGGCGTT
This genomic window from Methylobacterium oryzae contains:
- a CDS encoding DUF6481 family protein, giving the protein MKTDHLVDRLAETARARQATLARFRARPAADDPVVLARQAARRAVVQARDLRATEREAVRLAAEIEREAEVQAAQARAEAESDRLAAEKAEQQVARAAEHKAARDARFAARKARARR
- a CDS encoding cold-shock protein — protein: MTIGTVKWFNDTKGFGFIQPDDGGKDVFVHISAVERAGMQGLNEGQKVSYEMETDRRTGKQSAGSLQAA